A part of Caretta caretta isolate rCarCar2 chromosome 1, rCarCar1.hap1, whole genome shotgun sequence genomic DNA contains:
- the LOC142068421 gene encoding olfactory receptor 51G2-like — translation MSAVNDTKFKSVVFFLTGIAGQEYLHLWISIPFCFIYVISIVGNSVILFIIKTDPNLHEPMYIFLSMLAVTDFGLLIATIPTILGIFLFNSREISFNACFAQLFFIHSLAKIESSMLLLMAFDRFIAICNPLRYASILTPPRIAKMGLVFVLRGVAVALPFPILLKRFRYCRANVLSHSYCLHQDVMKLACSDITVNYIYGLFTTLFTFGLDSLLIFLSYMMILKTVLSIASHMECLRALNTCVSHLCAVLLFYTPNIGLAVTHRFGNGSSHLLQILLGYVYLLVPPLMNPIVYSVKSKHLRARIIRAFVK, via the coding sequence ATGTCAGCTGTCAATGACACCAAATTCAAATCTGTCGTGTTCTTTCTCACTGGCATAGCTGGACAGGAATACCTCCATCTCTGGATCTCTATTCCTTTCTGCTTTATATATGTTATCTCAATAgtaggaaattcagtcattctgttcattataaaGACAGATCCAAACCTTcatgagcccatgtacattttcctttccatgttggctGTCACAGATTTTGGCTTATTGATAGCCACCATACCGACGATACTGGGCATATTCTTGTTTAACTCTAGGGAGATCAGCTTCAATGCTTGTTTTgctcagctgttcttcatccactcACTTGCAAAAATTGAATCCTCCATGCTGTTACTGATGGCCTTTGACCGTTTCATcgcaatctgtaacccactgagatATGCTTCCATCTTAACTCCACCAAGAATAGCCAAGATGGGGTTGGTGTTTGTGCTAAGAGGGGTGGCTGTAGCATTACCATTCCCCATTCTCCTGAAACGGTTCCGATACTGTCGAGCCAACGTCCTCTCCCATTCCTACTGCCTGCACCAGGATGTCATGAAGTTGGCTTGTTCGGATATCACAGTCAACTACATCTATGGCTTGTTTACTACTCTCTTCACGTTTGGATTGGACTCTTTGCTCATCTTCCTCTCTTACATGATGATCCTCAAAACAGTGCTGAGCATCGCATCCCACATGGAGTGCCTCAGGGCCCTGAACACCTGCGTCTCCCACCTCTGCGCCGTCCTGCTCTTCTACACACCAAACATCGGCCTGGCTGTGACACACAGATTCGGGAATGGCTCTTCTCACTTGCTTCAGATTCTCCTGGGATATGTCTACCTGCTGGTCCCGCCCCTGATGAATCCAATCGTGTATAGCGTGAAAAGCAAACATCTTCGTGCAAGGATAATCAGGGCATTTGTCAAGTGA
- the LOC125626997 gene encoding olfactory receptor 51G2-like, which yields MSAANDTEFNSAVFLLTGIPGQEDVHIWISILFSLMYAISILGNSVILFIIKTDPSLHEPMYMFLSMLAVTDLSLSISTIPTILGIYLFNSREISLNACFGQLFFLHFLAKIESSVLLLMAFDRFVAICNPLRYASILTPPGIAKMGLVFVVRGLAVALPFPCLLKRFQYCRANVLSHSYCLHQDVMKMACSDITVNYIYGLFTTLFTFGLDSLLIFLSYMMILKTVLSITSHTECLRALNTCVSHLCAVLLFYTPNVSLTVIHRFGNSSSHLLKILLGYVYLLVPPVMNPIVYSVKSKHLRERIIRAFVK from the coding sequence ATGTCAGCTGCGAATGACACCGAATTCAACTCTGCAGTGTTCCTTCTCactgggatacctgggcaggaagacGTCCATATCTGGATCTCTATCCTCTTCAGCTTAATGTACGCTATTTCGATACtaggaaattcagtcattctgttcattataaaaacagatccaagcctccatgagcccatgtacatGTTCCTTTCAATGTTGGCTGTCACAGACCTTAGCTTATCTATATCCACCATACCGACAATCCTGGGCATATACTTGTTTAACTCTAGGGAGATCAGCCTTAATGCCTGTTTTGGGCAGCTGTTCTTCCTCCACTTTCTTGCAAAAATTGAATCTTCCGTGCTCTTGTTGATGGCCTTTGACCGCTTTGTTGCCATCTGTAACCCGCTGAGATATGCTTCCATCTTAACTCCACCGGGAATAGCCAAGATGGGGTTGGTGTTTGTGGTAAGAGGGCTGGCTGTAGCATTACCATTCCCCTGTCTCCTGAAAAGGTTCCAATACTGTCGAGCCAATGTCCTCTCGCATTCCTACTGCCTGCACCAGGATGTCATGAAGATGGCTTGTTCGGATATCACAGTCAACTACATCTATGGCTTGTTTACTACTCTCTTCACGTTTGGATTGGACTCACTGCTCATCTTCCTCTCTTACATGATGATTCTCAAAACAGTGCTGAGCATCACGTCCCACACGGAGTGCCTCAGGGCCCTGAACACCTGCGTCTCCCACCTGTGTGCCGTCCTGCTCTTCTACACACCAAACGTCAGCCTGACTGTGATACACAGATTTGGGAATAGCTCTTCTCACTTACTTAAGATTCTCCTGGGCTATGTCTACCTGCTGGTCCCCCCCGTGATGAATCCAATTGTGTACAGTGTGAAAAGCAAACATCTTCGTGAGAGGATAATCAGGGCATTTGTCAAGTGA
- the LOC125629873 gene encoding olfactory receptor 51G2-like has translation MSAVNDTKFQFTIFLLTGIPGKEDVYLWISVPFCLIYVISIVGNSVILFIIKTDPSLHEPMYIFLSMLSITDLGLSISTIPTILGMFLFNSREISLDACFAQLFFIHLLQCMESSFLLLMAFDRFIAICNPLRYASILTPWRLSKMGLLCVLRGVVLVLPFPFLLKRFQYCRTNILSHSYCVHQEVMNLACSDITVNNVYGLSTLVLTIGLDSLLIFLSYVMIFKTVLNVVSHAECLRALNTCVSHLCAVLLFYLPEIGLSVIHRFGNSSSHLLQFVLGYFYLLVPPLMNPIVYSVKSKQLRARIIRVFINWRVSSSHCSHTSVEV, from the coding sequence ATGTCAGCTGTCAATGATACCAAATTCCAATTTACAATTTTCCTTCTCACCGGGATACCTGGAAAGGAAGACGTCTATCTCTGGATCTCTGTCCCTTTCTGCTTAATATATGTTATTTCAATAgtaggaaattcagtcattctgttcattataaaaacagatccaagcctccatgagcccatgtacattttcctttccatgttgtCCATCACGGACCTTGGCTTATCAATATCTACCATACCGACGATACTGGGCATGTTCTTGTTCAACTCTCGGGAGATCAGCCTTGATGCCTGTTTtgcccagctgttcttcatccacttGCTTCAATGTATGGAATCCTCCTTCCTCTTGTTGATGGCCTTTGACCGCTTCAttgcaatctgtaacccactgagatATGCCTCCATCTTAACTCCATGGAGGTTATCCAAAATGGGACTGCTGTGTGTGCTAAGAGGGGTGGTCTTAGTATTACCATTCCCTTTTCTGCTGAAACGGTTCCAATACTGTCGAACTAATATTCTCTCCCATTCCTACTGTGTACATCAGGAGGTCATGAACCTGGCTTGTTCGGATATCACAGTCAACAATGTCTATGGCTTGTCTACTCTAGTCTTAACCATTGGGTTGGACTCATTGCTCATCTTCCTCTCTTATGTGATGATCTTCAAAACAGTGCTGAATGTCGTGTCCCATGCAGAGTGTCTCAGGGCCTTGAACACCTGCGTTTCCCACCTCTGTGCCGTCCTGCTCTTCTACCTACCAGAGATCGGCTTGTCTGTGATACACAGATTTGGGAATAGCTCTTCTCACTTGCTTCAGTTTGTCCTGGGCTACTTCTATCTGCTGGTCCCACCCCTAATGAACCCCATCGTGTACAGTGTGAAAAGCAAACAACTTCGTGCAAGGATAATCAGGGTGTTCATCAACTGGAGGGTCAGTTCCTCACACTGCTCCCATActagtgtggaagtataa
- the LOC125626879 gene encoding olfactory receptor 51G2-like: protein MMSAVNDTTFNSAVFLLTGIPGQEDVHIWISIPFSLMYAISIVGNSVILFIIKTDPSLHEPMYIFLSMLAVSDLGLSISTIPTILGIYLFNSREISLNACFAQLFFIHFLAKIESAVLLLMAFDRFVAICNPLRYASILTPPRIAKMGLVFVVRGLAVALPFPFLLKRFQYCRANVLSHSYCLHQDVMKLACSDITVNTIYGMFTTVFTLGLDSLLIFFSYVMILKTVLSIASHTECLRALNTCFSHICAVLLFYIPDISLAVIHRFGNSSSHLLRILLGYVYLLVPPLINPIVYSVKSRHLRVRIIRAFVK from the coding sequence ATGATGTCAGCTGTGAATGACACCACATTCAACTCTGCAGTGTTCCTTCTCactgggatacctgggcaggaagacGTCCATATCTGGATCTCTATCCCCTTCAGCTTAATGTACGCTATTTCAATAgtaggaaattcagtcattctgttcattataaaaacagatccaagcctccatgagcctatgtatattttcctttccatgttggccGTCTCAGACCTTGGCTTATCAATATCCACTATACCAACAATCCTGGGCATATACTTGTTTAACTCTAGGGAGATCAGCCTTAATGCCTGTTTtgcccagctgttcttcatccacttTCTTGCAAAAATTGAATCTGCTGTACTCTTGTTGATGGCCTTTGACCGCTTTGTTgccatctgtaacccactgagatATGCTTCCATTTTAACTCCACCGAGAATAGCCAAGATGGGGTTGGTGTTTGTGGTAAGAGGGCTGGCTGTCGCATTACCATTCCCCTTTCTCCTGAAAAGGTTCCAATACTGTCGAGCCAACGTCCTCTCGCATTCCTACTGCCTACACCAGGATGTCATGAAGTTGGCTTGTTCAGATATCACAGTCAACACCATCTATGGCATGTTTACTACAGTTTTCACATTGGGGTTGGACTCGCTGCTCATCTTCTTCTCTTATGTGATGATCCTCAAAACAGTGCTGAGCATCGCATCCCACACGGAGTGCCTCAGGGCCCTGAACACCTGCTTCTCCCACATCTGCGCCGTCCTGCTCTTCTATATACCAGACATTAGCCTGGCTGTGATACACAGATTTGGGAATAGCTCTTCTCACTTACTTAGGATTCTCCTGGGATACGTCTACCTGCTGGTTCCGCCCCTGATAAACCCAATCGTGTATAGCGTGAAAAGCAGACATCTTCGTGTGAGGATAATCAGGGCCTTCGTCAAATGA